TCGACGGCGTAGACCGTGACCACCTTGCCGCTGGGTTGGCGCAATGGGGCGAACTCGATGCGCGGGCCGTCGGGCGCGGGGAGTCCGACTTCCTCGGTGAACTCGCGCCGGGCCGCGACCCACGGGTCCTCGGTGTCGTCGTACTCGCCCTTGGGGATGCTCCAGGCACCCTCGTCCTTGCGCGCCCAGAACGGGCCGCCGGGATGACCGATCAGCACCTCCGGGATGCCGTCGATGACGCGGTACACCAACAGACCTGCGCTCAATCGCGGCATACCGCAGGCTAATGCGCACCGCAGGCCGGTTGTCAAGGATTGTCGGCCGCCGGAATTTAGCGCCCGTACCGCCGGTTACATCGTGCAGAAGCGAAAGAAGGCACCGGCCATGAGGGCAAGACGATTCATCACAGCGCTCGGGGTAGCGCTGGCGGGTGCGTCCATCGGGTGGGCCGCACCCGTGGGCGCGGCACCGGAGGGACCGGACAGCGTCGAGCAGACGGCCGGCGACCTCCAGGTCCCGGCCGGCGTCATCGTGGTGGAACGACCCGGCGGTATCTCAATGGAGCGGACCAGAATGTCCGGTGTGCTCCCCGGTCTCGAACCGATGCGGCTCGTCGGCGGCAGCGTCCTGTTCGAGGTCGGCTGACGCGCTGCGGTCAGAAGCCCGCCAGGCCGCGCGAGACATCGAGCAACCCCGC
This region of Mycolicibacterium diernhoferi genomic DNA includes:
- a CDS encoding NUDIX domain-containing protein, yielding MPRLSAGLLVYRVIDGIPEVLIGHPGGPFWARKDEGAWSIPKGEYDDTEDPWVAARREFTEEVGLPAPDGPRIEFAPLRQPSGKVVTVYAVEADLDVRDAVSNTFTLEWPKGSGTFREYPELDRVGWFSVVDAREKLLKGQRPLLDSLLQELGDRVCGD